ttatttttcctttttataagtacgtacgtgttgtaagtatataattattttgagtgtaaatagtatttttaaaacagaaaaatggcAGTGATTTCGAAAAATTTCAATCTCGTGgatatttcccaaaaaaaaaatctataaatttgccaaccTCTTAAGGCTATTGccttagcgtttttttttggaaaatatagcaaattttataaattgatgatttttaatgcgaatttgttgaaataagtttctattTATTCGAATAATGctataagtaaaaaaagaatagaaagtaataaaaaaataaaaaaaacctataaatttgaaattttcctaaggccttagcttttttttgggaaaattagcaaaatttataaatggatgaattttaatgcgaatttgttgaaataaatttcttttcactcaaataatgttttaaataaaaaaaataatcgccagtaaaataataaaagaatcgCCAGTAACTTCTTGAAAATTACGCAAAAATTTTTACTGTTTGACAGACCCAATACCATGTCCTTTTGGTGCTATTGCgtgaaatcgaaacaaaaccataattTAAAGTGTCACGTgaacttttttattgcatttttagcACTTAACAATCAACTTAAAACTGGTACAGAAGTGTCGTAGTAGTTAGTTGGAACCCTACAAATGTAGCAGAGCTAACAGAGCAGAGGTGTCAAAGGCAATTCAGATATCAACTGATATACTTGAATAAATCGTAGAGAAGTCATGTTGCCATGTTGTAGAATTACAAGTTCTACTCCATACTTCTACATAACGGTCTTGGAGGATTGTGGATCAATCTTATTATGTACAGAGTGGAACGCCCATTTTAAGCTCATTGCAAATCTTACTATTCGTCCACCGTGCGGCTGGACAGTTCCTAAAGGTAAATATTGTGATACAATCCTGGAACAGCACCGCAAACATATTACATTTCAACCCCATTTTATCCACATTTGGCTTCATTTCACTCTGCATTTCCGCACACTTAGCAATAGCATTGCTAATCATCAATTGATAGTCCTTATCAAATCCGGTAAGAAAAGCAACATACGCTTGTACGTCAATTTCGTTATTGGCCTTGAGATACCCCATATGTCGGTAAGCACAATCTAGAAAACACTAACGATGAAGAGTGCCCATACAAAGACACCACATTgtaaacatttctttcttctactCGTCTTGTTTTGCATGCCATGTTTCTCTACTTACCACCGTAAAGTTGAGCGAGTCCATCACCATTTCAGTTCTCGGAGGATTCAGTTCACGGTTACACATTTCTTCAGCTTCATGGCTGCAGAATGGGTCGTACCGGCAGCACCTGGCTATTTCTTCTACCTAAAAGTGCACTAACCTTTTCACCATACATTGTTCAATGTTTTAACATAACCATAACTTACATGCTCATTCAGAACGATACATTTCTCTGCATTTGTTTCCAATATGTGTTGATCAAACACTAGCAGAAAACCTAGCTGTAGTAGAATGAAACGCTTGTACATGATCTTTAGGTACGAATTTTATTCTGAAATTGTGCACAATTTATACAAATATAAACAACTTAACACAGGatgttgaattaattttatcatAAGTAATTTTGCGAAACCAATTGATAATGTGCATATCTGGTAGATAAGAGATCGCAAGCATCACGTCACAActgagacaaaacaaaaagatgaaaacagatgaaacagaaagaaaaacaaaagatgttACAGATGGAAAACTAACTAATTGTAAATTACaataaatgaagcaaaaaaaaatcagtagaACCAATGTAATTTAcgtcaacaacaacatcaactaTCCCTGCAACTGGAGAACACACAAACCAATTTTATGCCCAATGAGTCAGAGATATTGTAAGATACTGCAGACGGAAAAACCACAgaattgtaaatttaattacatacGTTCACATGGTATTACAGATGTAATACATTGCTTGACCTGAGTCACCATTACTatggaaattttccttcagttctctctctctaaacCTTCCATGAGAGTGTTGTCTTGTTCGCGATCGTTATCAATGTTACTGTTCCAATTGAAAATTGGCATGTTCCGACATGCATAGCTAACGCGCTGCCCTACTTACATAACCGTAAATGGGTTCAGTTCTATCAACTTCCGTAAATCGTAGCAAAAAAGCTGTCCCATAAAGCACCGGCCTTGCTCACCTTTAGCGATCAGTTTTTGTACGAACGAGCACCATTTTGCACCATGTGGATGAGCGTGAGCTGGGTTGTGACATTCTTTTGCATTGCCTCCATTTCCGGCAACAGTGAAGAGTTACTGCGCGGGAAGGAAAATTGTCTGCGACATGATGATTTTCCCAGTCCCAATGAGTGTTGCTCAAAGCCACA
The DNA window shown above is from Anopheles funestus chromosome 3RL, idAnoFuneDA-416_04, whole genome shotgun sequence and carries:
- the LOC125770520 gene encoding uncharacterized protein LOC125770520, with amino-acid sequence MYKRFILLQLGFLLVFDQHILETNAEKCIVLNEHVEEIARCCRYDPFCSHEAEEMCNRELNPPRTEMVMDSLNFTVCFLDCAYRHMGYLKANNEIDVQAYVAFLTGFDKDYQLMISNAIAKCAEMQSEMKPNVDKMGLKCNMFAVLFQDCITIFTFRNCPAARWTNSKICNELKMGVPLCT